Proteins from one Triticum aestivum cultivar Chinese Spring chromosome 7A, IWGSC CS RefSeq v2.1, whole genome shotgun sequence genomic window:
- the LOC543333 gene encoding hMG1/2-like protein has protein sequence MKGAKSKGAAKADAKLAVKSKGAEKPAAKGKKGKAGKDPNKPKRAPSAFFVFMGEFREEFKQKNPKNKSVAAVGKAAGERWKSLSESEKAPYVAKANKLKGEYNKAIAAYNKGESAAAAAPKKAAAKEVEEEDEEESDKSKSEINDDDDDEGSDEDEDDDE, from the exons ATGAAGGGGGCCAAATCCAAGGGCGCCGCCAAGGCCGACGCCAA GTTGGCGGTGAAGAGCAAGGGGGCGGAGAAGCCGGCCGCCAAGGGGAAGAAGGGCAAGGCCGGCAAGGACCCCAACAAGCCCAAGAGGGCGCCatccgccttcttcgtcttcat GGGCGAGTTCCGCGAGGAGTTCAAGCAGAAGAACCCCAAGAACAAGTCCGTCGCCGCC GTCGGCAAAGCGGCCGGTGAGAGGTGGAAGAGCTTGAGCGAATCG GAAAAGGCCCCCTATGTGGCCAAGGCCAACAAGCTCAAGGGCGAGTACAACAAGGCCATTGCTGCCTACAACAAGGGCGAG agcgctgctgctgctgccccaaAGAAGGCTGCGGCCAAGGAggtagaggaggaagatgaggaggaatcTGACAAGTCCAAGTCGGAGATcaatgacgacgatgacgatgagggcAGCGATGAG GACGAGGACGATGACGAGTGA